One region of Desulfomicrobium macestii genomic DNA includes:
- a CDS encoding OmpP1/FadL family transporter: MQTLKSWVIAWSLVLLTAQFGFAAGFGIYEWSARGNALGGATVGRADDPSALATNPAGITQLDGLQVLGGFTAIHPVLDLKTDGKWYSSDKDSLWIPPHFFATWKVNDRYSIGLGTFSRFGLGSVFDEDWGGRYNSYEAIIESMSINPNVAVKVTDKLSAAFGVEAMYLNFSKKQKFSLAPYSSNPDGDLKLEADGWGYGFNMALHYQPCDYAKIGLSYRSPVTMKVNGDAEFSTPDWIYAYPGVPGVAFTDTSASGTVTLPDSFSFGVAIYPLERLSVEVGAVYTLWSKYDELKINYGDAVVLKPGVGLVDQTVQEKNWDDVWRFNIGVEYAALDWLDLRVGYVYDQSPLQDDTIDYMVPANDRHLLNGGLGFHWDSWVVDVNYTYLMIMDRDIDARAADYVREGEIDNADAHMVGLSIGYKF; encoded by the coding sequence ATGCAAACTTTGAAATCGTGGGTCATTGCTTGGAGTCTGGTGCTGTTAACCGCGCAATTCGGCTTTGCGGCCGGGTTCGGCATTTATGAATGGAGCGCTCGCGGCAACGCCCTGGGCGGGGCCACGGTGGGCCGTGCTGACGATCCATCCGCCCTTGCCACAAACCCGGCAGGCATAACCCAGCTTGATGGCTTGCAGGTTCTGGGCGGGTTCACGGCAATTCATCCGGTGCTTGACCTCAAGACTGACGGCAAGTGGTATTCCTCGGACAAGGATTCCCTCTGGATTCCGCCGCATTTTTTCGCCACCTGGAAGGTTAACGACCGCTACTCCATAGGCCTTGGAACGTTCTCCCGCTTCGGCCTGGGCTCCGTTTTTGATGAAGATTGGGGCGGCCGTTACAATTCCTACGAAGCCATTATCGAATCCATGTCCATCAATCCCAACGTGGCTGTAAAGGTTACAGACAAGCTTTCCGCTGCGTTTGGTGTCGAAGCGATGTATTTAAATTTTTCTAAAAAACAAAAATTCAGCCTTGCTCCATATTCTTCAAACCCAGATGGAGATTTAAAGCTTGAAGCCGATGGTTGGGGTTACGGATTCAATATGGCTTTGCATTATCAGCCATGTGATTATGCTAAGATTGGTCTTTCTTACAGAAGTCCTGTGACGATGAAAGTTAATGGAGATGCAGAATTCTCTACTCCTGACTGGATTTATGCATATCCTGGAGTTCCTGGAGTAGCTTTTACAGATACATCTGCAAGTGGAACTGTAACATTGCCTGACTCTTTTTCTTTTGGCGTCGCAATATATCCCCTGGAAAGGCTTAGTGTCGAAGTTGGAGCAGTATATACATTGTGGAGCAAGTATGACGAACTGAAGATCAATTATGGAGATGCGGTTGTTCTCAAGCCAGGCGTTGGCCTTGTTGATCAGACAGTTCAGGAGAAAAATTGGGATGACGTATGGCGCTTCAACATCGGTGTTGAATACGCCGCTCTGGATTGGCTCGATCTGCGCGTAGGATACGTCTATGACCAGTCTCCTCTTCAGGACGACACCATCGACTACATGGTCCCGGCCAATGACCGTCACTTGTTGAACGGTGGTCTTGGTTTTCATTGGGACAGCTGGGTTGTGGACGTGAACTACACTTACCTTATGATCATGGATCGCGACATTGACGCCAGGGCAGCGGATTATGTGCGTGAAGGTGAAATCGACAACGCCGATGCGCATATGGTCGGCCTGTCCATTGGTTACAAGTTCTAG
- a CDS encoding methyl-accepting chemotaxis protein: MKLSIRKKLLLAFTTTILTSILIICVVLGLQIRESSIDTFHNSAGKELSQIDRAIGIFVDKALKMTTMIARDALVLQADESLHSYVEETVKKAPKDIVRSPLEENIARFFKNIHTTHPEYVEVFLGTKWGGFVSSGESEMPPGYDPRKRPWYTTAMATPNKASISPAYLSTTGEAVISNMFPITTEGGEIIGCTGLDVGLGVLTELIEKSPMGQTGYVILVQDDGTILANPRHENLNFKKMNESDVPALAQLDTIDQGGMEVVMDGKDWFAQVHTIEGLGWKLIGVIEKEEVMIGFNSMLRKMAIMAVVLVAIFLTLAAFFANTMARPVINATGMLKDVAEGEGDLTRKLEVTSNDEIGEMARWFNTFLEKLRVIISEVVSNGGSLNNASDRLLSISQALTSGANEAARKAESVAAATQDLNTRFGSVAAAMEQTTQNTNMVATATEEMAVTITEIASNTEKARTVAGRAMTEADAATAAMSALGDAAMDIGKVTAIITEISDQTNLLALNATIEAARAGEAGRGFAVVANEIKELAKQTATATEEIKERIVEVQGTSKTTEGQIITISKIIEEINNIIASVAAAIEEQSVATRDIAGNVAQASQGLQEINVNVAQSSAVIRDISDEIADVNSAAESTNRNTAEVALNAEELRRLASNLFNLLGRFRT; this comes from the coding sequence ATGAAGCTCTCCATTCGAAAAAAGCTTCTTTTGGCCTTCACCACCACCATCCTGACCTCGATCCTGATCATATGTGTCGTGCTGGGGCTCCAGATTCGTGAATCGTCCATCGACACGTTTCACAATTCCGCGGGCAAGGAATTATCCCAGATAGACCGGGCCATCGGCATCTTTGTCGACAAGGCGCTGAAAATGACGACCATGATCGCCCGCGACGCCCTGGTGCTCCAGGCCGATGAAAGCCTGCACAGCTATGTCGAGGAGACCGTGAAGAAAGCTCCCAAGGACATCGTGCGCAGTCCGTTGGAAGAAAATATTGCGCGGTTTTTTAAAAATATCCACACCACGCATCCCGAATACGTCGAAGTGTTTCTCGGCACCAAATGGGGCGGCTTCGTCTCTTCAGGCGAAAGCGAGATGCCTCCCGGTTACGATCCCCGCAAACGCCCCTGGTACACCACGGCCATGGCTACTCCGAACAAGGCATCCATTTCTCCTGCCTATCTTTCGACGACGGGCGAGGCGGTCATCAGCAACATGTTCCCCATCACCACCGAAGGCGGCGAGATCATCGGCTGCACAGGGCTGGACGTGGGGCTCGGGGTGCTGACCGAATTGATCGAAAAGTCTCCCATGGGCCAGACAGGATACGTGATTCTCGTACAGGACGACGGGACAATCCTGGCCAACCCCAGGCATGAAAACCTCAATTTCAAGAAGATGAATGAAAGCGATGTCCCGGCATTGGCGCAACTGGACACGATCGACCAGGGAGGAATGGAAGTGGTCATGGACGGTAAGGACTGGTTCGCCCAGGTGCACACCATCGAGGGACTGGGCTGGAAGCTCATTGGAGTCATCGAAAAAGAGGAGGTCATGATCGGATTCAACTCCATGCTGCGCAAGATGGCGATCATGGCCGTGGTGCTCGTGGCCATATTCCTGACTCTGGCCGCATTCTTCGCCAACACCATGGCCAGACCCGTCATCAACGCCACCGGCATGCTCAAGGATGTGGCCGAGGGTGAAGGAGATCTGACACGCAAGCTCGAAGTGACCTCCAACGATGAGATCGGCGAGATGGCGCGCTGGTTCAACACCTTTCTGGAAAAGCTGCGCGTCATAATCAGCGAGGTTGTCTCAAACGGCGGAAGCCTGAACAACGCTTCGGACCGCCTGCTGTCCATCTCCCAGGCTTTGACCTCCGGTGCGAACGAGGCGGCGCGCAAGGCAGAGTCCGTGGCCGCCGCGACCCAGGATCTCAACACAAGGTTCGGCAGCGTGGCCGCCGCCATGGAGCAGACCACCCAGAACACCAACATGGTGGCCACGGCCACCGAAGAAATGGCTGTGACCATAACCGAGATCGCCTCCAACACCGAAAAGGCCAGAACCGTCGCCGGGCGGGCAATGACCGAGGCCGATGCCGCGACAGCCGCAATGAGCGCGCTGGGCGACGCGGCCATGGATATCGGCAAGGTTACCGCCATCATCACCGAGATTTCGGATCAGACCAACCTGCTGGCCCTCAATGCCACCATCGAGGCCGCGAGAGCTGGAGAAGCTGGGCGCGGGTTTGCCGTTGTCGCCAATGAAATCAAGGAACTGGCCAAGCAGACCGCGACAGCCACGGAGGAGATCAAGGAGCGTATCGTCGAGGTCCAGGGAACGTCCAAGACCACCGAAGGTCAGATCATCACCATCTCCAAGATCATCGAAGAGATAAACAACATCATCGCCAGCGTGGCGGCCGCCATCGAAGAGCAGTCCGTGGCCACGCGCGACATCGCCGGCAACGTGGCGCAGGCTTCGCAAGGACTGCAGGAAATCAACGTGAACGTGGCCCAGAGTTCGGCGGTCATAAGGGACATCTCGGACGAGATAGCGGACGTGAACAGCGCGGCCGAAAGCACCAACCGGAACACGGCGGAAGTGGCCCTCAACGCGGAAGAGCTGCGCCGGCTGGCCTCCAACCTCTTCAACCTGCTCGGGCGGTTCCGTACCTGA
- a CDS encoding queuosine precursor transporter, which translates to MNAIVILVASYIALQIFSDVGSLRIVILGGMSIDAGTFIYPLTFTLRDMVHKTMGKQGARLMIITAAGFNLLMAAYFWMVSILPPDMGVGSQAEFGQVLAPLWRLVFASIIAEVISELTDTEIYSLWKEKVTARHQWSRVLVSNAVSIPLDSLIFCWIAFGGLFEGAVVWSIFFSNTLIKFATTLVSLPAIYLVKEKESDPAATNNC; encoded by the coding sequence ATGAACGCAATCGTCATTCTCGTGGCGTCCTATATCGCCCTGCAGATATTTTCCGATGTCGGTTCCCTGCGCATCGTCATACTCGGCGGCATGTCCATCGACGCCGGCACCTTCATCTATCCCCTGACATTCACCCTGCGCGACATGGTCCACAAGACCATGGGCAAGCAGGGCGCGCGGCTCATGATCATCACCGCCGCCGGCTTCAATCTGCTCATGGCCGCCTATTTCTGGATGGTCTCCATTTTGCCGCCGGACATGGGCGTGGGCTCGCAGGCGGAGTTCGGACAGGTGCTGGCCCCCCTGTGGCGGCTTGTTTTCGCGTCCATCATCGCCGAAGTCATTTCCGAACTGACCGACACGGAAATCTACAGCCTGTGGAAGGAAAAGGTCACGGCCCGGCATCAATGGTCCAGGGTCCTGGTCAGCAACGCGGTCAGCATCCCGCTGGACAGCCTCATCTTCTGCTGGATCGCTTTTGGCGGCCTGTTCGAGGGGGCCGTGGTCTGGTCCATATTCTTCAGCAACACCCTGATCAAATTCGCCACCACCCTCGTGTCCCTGCCTGCCATATATCTGGTCAAGGAAAAAGAAAGCGATCCTGCAGCCACAAACAACTGCTGA
- a CDS encoding acyl-CoA thioesterase — protein MTHRALPEDANPAGNVHGGVILKHLDLAGAVCAMRHARMSVVTASIDRMEFKAAVKVGELMLLHASVNRVGKQSMEIGVRVVVENLMTGEQRHAASAYLTFVAMGPDKKPAPVPDLILETPTHQRRNREAMMRRELRLEERKRERLAQESEQA, from the coding sequence ATGACCCACCGCGCCCTGCCGGAAGACGCCAACCCGGCTGGGAACGTGCACGGCGGGGTGATATTGAAGCACCTCGACCTGGCCGGGGCAGTCTGCGCCATGCGCCACGCGCGCATGAGCGTGGTCACGGCCTCCATCGACCGCATGGAGTTCAAGGCCGCCGTCAAGGTGGGAGAACTCATGCTGCTGCACGCCAGCGTGAACAGGGTCGGGAAACAGTCCATGGAGATCGGGGTTCGCGTGGTGGTGGAAAATCTCATGACCGGAGAGCAGCGTCACGCGGCCTCGGCCTACCTGACCTTCGTGGCCATGGGCCCGGACAAGAAGCCCGCGCCCGTGCCGGACCTCATCCTTGAGACTCCGACTCACCAGCGCCGCAACCGCGAAGCCATGATGCGCCGCGAATTGCGTCTGGAAGAACGCAAACGCGAACGACTGGCGCAGGAATCCGAACAGGCCTGA
- a CDS encoding ABC transporter ATP-binding protein, translating to MTAQNNSLVRITNVVKHFDISGGFLDRISFSGAMPTLTTTTVKALNDVSLDIVQGEILSVVGESGCGKSTLGRTVLGLYPPTSGEIAFRGQRIDNLSPKEMLPYRRKMQMVFQDPYASLNPRMTVRQILEEPTHFHFPDLSNSQVRDKVAEVMRQVGVDPAWAGRFPHEFSGGQRQRISIARALMVDPEFIVADEPISALDVSIQAQILNLIMDCQERFGLTYMFITHDLSVVEHISTRVAVMYLGTLCELASKENLYGDPRHPYSRALLSAIPKLGGKGFSHIRLKGEMPTPILLPTGCVFHTRCPFVDERCRREIPPLLPQPGGSQAACHALEEGRLS from the coding sequence ATGACAGCACAAAACAACTCCCTCGTGCGGATCACCAATGTGGTGAAGCACTTCGACATCTCCGGCGGCTTTCTGGACCGGATCAGCTTTTCCGGCGCGATGCCGACCCTGACCACGACCACGGTCAAGGCCCTGAACGACGTCTCCCTCGACATCGTGCAGGGCGAGATTCTCTCCGTGGTCGGCGAATCCGGCTGCGGCAAGTCCACCCTCGGGCGCACGGTGCTGGGCCTTTACCCGCCCACCAGCGGCGAAATCGCCTTTCGCGGGCAGCGCATCGACAATCTCTCGCCCAAGGAGATGCTCCCCTACCGCCGCAAGATGCAGATGGTCTTTCAGGACCCCTATGCATCGCTGAACCCGCGCATGACCGTGCGCCAGATTCTCGAGGAACCGACCCATTTCCACTTCCCCGACCTTTCGAATTCGCAGGTCCGGGACAAGGTGGCCGAGGTCATGCGTCAGGTGGGAGTCGACCCGGCCTGGGCCGGACGCTTTCCTCACGAATTTTCCGGCGGCCAGCGCCAGCGCATCAGCATCGCCCGCGCGCTGATGGTCGACCCGGAGTTCATCGTGGCCGACGAGCCCATCTCCGCCCTGGACGTATCCATCCAGGCGCAGATCCTGAATCTGATCATGGACTGTCAGGAACGCTTCGGCCTGACCTACATGTTCATCACCCACGATCTTTCGGTGGTCGAGCACATCAGCACCCGCGTGGCCGTCATGTATCTGGGCACGCTCTGTGAACTGGCCAGCAAGGAAAACCTCTACGGCGATCCGCGCCACCCCTATTCCCGCGCGCTGCTCTCGGCCATCCCCAAGCTCGGCGGCAAGGGATTTTCGCACATCCGCCTCAAGGGCGAGATGCCCACTCCCATCCTGCTGCCCACGGGCTGCGTCTTTCACACCCGCTGCCCGTTCGTCGACGAACGCTGCCGCCGTGAGATTCCGCCTCTGCTGCCCCAGCCGGGCGGCAGTCAGGCCGCCTGCCACGCACTGGAAGAAGGACGGCTCTCGTGA
- a CDS encoding ABC transporter ATP-binding protein, protein MTHLLEVQDLVVKFGLRSGDLTALNGINFTLNPGERMGLVGESGAGKSVAGFSIINLISKPGFIASGRVLFEGEEISSYPLEQMRDIRGNRISMIFQDPMMTLNPVLTIGTQMVETIQAHNQVSTAHAREIALEKLQKVYISSPGKRLGQYPHELSGGMRQRVVIAISLLTNPSLIIADEPTTALDVTIQAEVMALLLELCKHENMGLILITHDLGVVSQVTEKIAVMYAGRIVEQGSTTSIVGSPRHPYTKGLIQALPQGGSGRGRLHQIPGMMPNLTSIPPGCAFHPRCEHAMDICRRETPGLFGNSDNSGLVACHLYAQTR, encoded by the coding sequence ATGACCCATCTTCTTGAAGTGCAGGATCTGGTGGTCAAATTCGGCCTGCGTTCCGGAGACCTCACGGCCTTGAACGGCATCAATTTCACGCTCAATCCCGGCGAACGCATGGGACTGGTGGGCGAATCGGGCGCGGGCAAGTCCGTGGCCGGGTTCTCCATCATCAACCTCATAAGCAAGCCCGGATTCATCGCCTCCGGCCGCGTCCTCTTCGAAGGCGAGGAGATCAGCTCCTATCCGCTGGAGCAGATGCGCGACATTCGGGGCAACCGCATCAGCATGATCTTCCAGGACCCGATGATGACCCTGAACCCCGTGCTGACCATCGGCACCCAGATGGTCGAGACCATCCAGGCCCACAATCAGGTCAGCACCGCCCATGCCCGCGAGATCGCGCTCGAAAAGCTCCAGAAGGTCTACATTTCCTCGCCCGGCAAACGCCTCGGCCAGTATCCTCATGAACTCTCCGGCGGCATGCGCCAGCGCGTGGTCATCGCCATATCGCTCCTGACCAACCCGAGCCTGATCATCGCCGACGAACCCACCACGGCCCTTGATGTGACCATCCAGGCCGAGGTCATGGCCCTGCTCCTTGAACTGTGCAAACACGAGAACATGGGGCTCATCCTCATCACTCACGACCTTGGCGTGGTCTCGCAGGTCACGGAGAAGATCGCGGTCATGTACGCCGGGCGCATCGTGGAGCAGGGTTCGACCACAAGCATCGTCGGAAGTCCCCGGCACCCCTACACCAAGGGCCTGATCCAGGCACTGCCCCAGGGCGGGAGCGGGCGCGGCAGGCTGCACCAGATTCCGGGCATGATGCCCAACCTGACCAGCATCCCCCCGGGCTGCGCCTTTCATCCGCGCTGTGAACACGCCATGGACATCTGCCGGCGCGAGACGCCCGGACTCTTCGGCAATTCGGACAACTCGGGCCTGGTGGCCTGTCATCTTTACGCGCAAACCAGGTAG
- a CDS encoding ABC transporter permease: protein MRLWKQFRGSYFLYSFLHDPVAMSSFVVLTVLTLSAFGAPVIAPHDPYDTTTINIMDSELPPVWMDGGDKSFTLGTDAQGRDMLSTMLYGMRISLIIGVGAVFMQAVIGIVLGLLAGYKGGKIDNFLMRMADVQLSFSTLMVAIFLSAIFQAVFGVASFERMAVPFLVLVIGIAEWPQYARTVRASVLAEKKKEYVEAARVMGLPAGRIMWRHILPNTMSPILVLSTVQVAHAIMSEAALSFLGLGMPITKPSLGSLINSGFDYIFSGSWWITMFPGFLLVLLILVINLLGDWVQDVLNPKLYKG, encoded by the coding sequence ATGAGACTTTGGAAGCAATTCCGCGGCTCGTACTTTTTGTACAGTTTTCTGCATGACCCCGTGGCCATGAGCAGCTTCGTCGTGCTGACCGTGCTGACCCTGTCCGCCTTCGGCGCGCCGGTCATCGCTCCCCACGACCCCTATGACACCACCACCATCAACATCATGGACTCGGAACTCCCGCCCGTGTGGATGGACGGAGGCGACAAGAGCTTCACCCTGGGCACCGACGCCCAGGGCCGGGACATGCTCAGCACCATGCTCTACGGCATGCGCATCTCGCTGATCATCGGCGTCGGCGCCGTGTTCATGCAGGCAGTCATCGGCATCGTGCTCGGCCTTCTGGCCGGATACAAGGGAGGAAAGATCGACAATTTCCTGATGCGCATGGCCGACGTGCAGCTCAGCTTCTCGACCCTCATGGTGGCCATCTTCCTCTCGGCCATCTTCCAGGCCGTCTTCGGCGTGGCCTCTTTCGAGCGCATGGCGGTGCCATTTCTGGTGCTGGTCATCGGCATCGCCGAGTGGCCGCAGTACGCGCGCACCGTGCGCGCCTCGGTCCTGGCCGAGAAAAAGAAGGAGTACGTGGAGGCGGCGCGGGTCATGGGCCTGCCCGCGGGCCGCATCATGTGGCGGCACATCCTCCCGAACACCATGTCGCCCATCCTGGTTCTGTCCACCGTACAGGTGGCCCACGCCATCATGAGCGAGGCCGCCCTGTCCTTTCTGGGGCTGGGCATGCCCATCACCAAGCCGTCCCTGGGATCGCTCATCAACTCGGGCTTCGACTACATCTTCAGCGGTTCGTGGTGGATCACCATGTTTCCCGGATTTCTGCTCGTGCTGCTGATTCTGGTCATCAACCTGCTCGGCGACTGGGTGCAGGACGTTCTCAACCCCAAACTGTACAAAGGATGA
- a CDS encoding ABC transporter permease, with the protein MFAFTVRRIIQAIIVMLIISFIGFALKQSVGDPVRELTGISVSAAERDAIREKLGLNDPFLIQYGRFLKGAMQGNIGQSFFYKKPAMEVILNKAPATIELVMCCTFLIVVLSIPMGIYSAIYPKRLLSRLIMGLSTIGVSVPIFLIAILLIYVFAIELNWLPSYGRGETVNVWGWESGLLTLDGLRHLILPTTALTALMLPLFVRLIRSEMMEVLETEYVKFAWAKGLPRMRIWFVHAFKNTLLPVITVGGVQIGTMIAFTILTETVFQWGGLGFLFLEAVERADTSLLVAYLIFVGIIFVVVNTAVDIIYGLVNPMVRITGRK; encoded by the coding sequence ATGTTTGCATTCACTGTCCGCCGTATTATTCAAGCCATCATCGTCATGCTCATCATCAGCTTCATCGGCTTCGCCCTCAAGCAGAGCGTGGGCGACCCGGTGCGGGAACTGACCGGCATTTCGGTTTCAGCCGCCGAGCGCGACGCCATCCGCGAGAAGCTGGGGCTCAACGACCCGTTTCTCATCCAGTACGGACGCTTTTTGAAAGGCGCCATGCAGGGCAACATCGGCCAGTCCTTCTTCTACAAGAAGCCGGCCATGGAAGTCATCCTGAACAAGGCTCCGGCCACCATCGAGCTGGTCATGTGCTGCACTTTCCTCATTGTCGTCCTGTCCATACCCATGGGCATCTACAGCGCCATCTATCCCAAAAGGCTGCTTTCAAGGCTGATCATGGGCTTGAGCACCATCGGCGTGTCCGTACCAATTTTTCTCATCGCCATTCTGCTCATCTACGTCTTCGCCATCGAACTGAACTGGTTGCCGTCCTACGGGCGCGGGGAAACCGTGAACGTCTGGGGCTGGGAATCCGGGCTGTTGACCCTCGACGGCCTGCGGCATCTCATCCTGCCGACCACGGCCCTGACCGCGCTGATGCTGCCGCTCTTCGTGCGCCTCATCCGCTCGGAGATGATGGAGGTGCTAGAGACCGAATACGTCAAGTTCGCCTGGGCCAAGGGCCTGCCGCGCATGCGCATCTGGTTCGTGCACGCCTTCAAGAACACGCTCCTGCCGGTCATCACCGTGGGCGGCGTTCAGATCGGCACCATGATCGCCTTCACCATTCTGACCGAGACGGTTTTCCAGTGGGGCGGACTCGGCTTTCTTTTCCTGGAAGCCGTCGAGCGTGCCGACACCTCGCTTCTGGTGGCCTATCTGATTTTTGTCGGCATCATCTTTGTCGTGGTGAACACCGCCGTTGACATCATCTATGGCCTGGTCAATCCCATGGTCCGCATCACAGGAAGGAAATAA
- a CDS encoding ABC transporter substrate-binding protein has product MKKLLFFALAFIFLATSAQGKTLKMALDADPESMDPHVQLSGGMLQYTHLCFDPLIRWTKDMKFEPRLATKWERIDDLTVRFYLREGVKFHSGNTFTAADVAWTMDRLKKSEDFKGLFTSFAEPKIIDDYTIDIITTEPYPLVENMATYIFPLDSKFYTGTDEKGLPKDAIVKTEYSFANQNQSGTGPFYVESREQGVKMVYKRFADYWDKDSKGNVSEIILTPIKENATRTAALLSGGVDFIAPVPPQDFDRLSTNKDINLVSMAGSRIITFQLNQKRKPEFANLKVRQAIIAAIDNAGIVAKLMKGTATAAQQQGPEGFDGYVEGLTPRFDLAKAKQLMKEAGFEKGFEATMIAPNNRYVNDEKIAEAVVSMLSKIGIKVSLKTMPKAQYWDEFDAQVADIQMIGWHSDTEDSANYSEYLLMCPNKDTGKGQYNSGNYCNAKLDELVNQANVENDRVKRRALLQEVEKIAYEDAAYVPLHWQNLSWAAKKGVDIEPVVNIMDFPYLGDLVVE; this is encoded by the coding sequence GTGAAAAAACTGCTCTTTTTCGCACTGGCATTCATTTTTCTTGCTACGTCCGCCCAGGGCAAGACGCTGAAAATGGCCCTCGACGCCGACCCGGAATCCATGGACCCGCATGTCCAGCTCTCCGGCGGCATGCTGCAGTACACCCATCTGTGCTTTGATCCGCTGATCCGCTGGACCAAGGACATGAAGTTCGAACCGCGCCTGGCCACCAAGTGGGAGCGCATCGATGATTTGACCGTGCGTTTTTATCTGCGCGAAGGCGTCAAGTTTCACTCCGGCAACACCTTCACTGCGGCCGACGTGGCCTGGACCATGGACCGCCTGAAGAAGAGCGAGGACTTCAAGGGTCTGTTCACGTCCTTCGCCGAGCCGAAGATCATCGATGACTACACCATCGACATCATCACCACCGAGCCCTATCCGCTGGTGGAAAACATGGCCACCTACATTTTCCCCCTTGATTCCAAATTCTACACCGGCACCGACGAGAAAGGCCTGCCCAAGGACGCCATCGTCAAGACCGAGTACTCGTTTGCCAACCAGAACCAGTCCGGCACCGGTCCCTTCTACGTGGAATCCCGCGAGCAGGGCGTGAAGATGGTCTACAAGCGCTTCGCCGACTACTGGGACAAGGACAGCAAGGGCAACGTGAGCGAGATCATCCTCACCCCCATCAAGGAAAACGCGACCCGCACGGCGGCCCTTCTGTCCGGCGGCGTTGACTTCATCGCCCCTGTTCCTCCCCAGGATTTCGATCGTCTGAGCACCAACAAGGACATCAATCTGGTCAGCATGGCCGGCAGCCGCATCATCACCTTCCAGCTCAACCAGAAGAGAAAGCCCGAATTCGCCAACCTGAAGGTTCGCCAGGCCATCATCGCGGCCATCGACAACGCCGGCATCGTGGCCAAGCTCATGAAGGGCACCGCCACCGCCGCGCAGCAGCAGGGTCCCGAAGGCTTCGACGGCTATGTGGAAGGTCTGACTCCCCGCTTCGATCTGGCCAAGGCCAAGCAGCTCATGAAGGAAGCCGGATTCGAGAAGGGCTTCGAGGCGACCATGATCGCCCCCAACAACCGTTACGTGAACGACGAAAAGATCGCCGAGGCCGTGGTTTCCATGCTCTCCAAGATCGGCATCAAGGTCAGCCTCAAAACCATGCCCAAGGCCCAGTACTGGGATGAGTTCGACGCCCAGGTGGCCGACATCCAGATGATCGGCTGGCATTCCGACACCGAGGACTCCGCCAACTACTCCGAGTACCTGCTCATGTGCCCCAACAAGGACACCGGCAAGGGCCAGTACAACAGCGGCAACTACTGCAACGCCAAGCTTGACGAACTGGTCAACCAGGCCAACGTCGAGAACGACCGCGTCAAGCGCAGAGCGCTGCTGCAGGAAGTCGAGAAGATCGCCTACGAAGATGCCGCCTACGTGCCCCTGCACTGGCAGAATCTGTCCTGGGCAGCCAAGAAGGGCGTGGACATCGAGCCCGTCGTCAACATCATGGACTTCCCCTACCTTGGCGACCTGGTCGTGGAATAG
- a CDS encoding PhnD/SsuA/transferrin family substrate-binding protein, whose translation MRSIFFWMIFLLLPCPLQARTIVFAPLPMESRETVLKQFMPLAFYLKQTLGHEIEFDYSDNYAQILEKFRQGKVDLAYLGPLPYVSLRSIDEHAVPLVHFNEASGRPLYTCSIVALADANFTLANMEKRKVALTQPLSTCGFLSTNGLLRKQGSSLAGNLYRYVSKHDEVAMAVVRGEFDIGGLKTAIAEKYGHLGLVVLARTSPLPAFALIGNGATLSAVEREAIRDALTRLDPAGRDKALLETWGANIRHGAVPARDGDYAPVRELLGDTLIPETGNF comes from the coding sequence ATGCGATCGATATTTTTCTGGATGATTTTTTTGCTGCTTCCGTGCCCGCTCCAGGCCCGGACCATCGTTTTCGCCCCTCTGCCCATGGAAAGCCGGGAGACGGTGCTCAAGCAGTTCATGCCCCTGGCGTTCTACCTGAAGCAGACCCTGGGGCATGAAATCGAATTCGATTACTCTGACAATTACGCTCAGATTCTGGAAAAATTCAGGCAGGGCAAGGTCGATCTGGCCTACCTGGGGCCGCTGCCCTACGTGTCGCTTCGCAGCATCGACGAGCACGCCGTGCCGCTGGTTCATTTCAACGAAGCTTCGGGAAGGCCTCTTTACACATGCTCCATTGTCGCCCTCGCCGACGCGAATTTCACCCTGGCCAACATGGAGAAGCGCAAGGTCGCCTTGACCCAGCCTTTGTCCACCTGCGGCTTTCTGTCCACCAACGGCTTGCTGCGCAAGCAGGGCTCCAGTCTGGCCGGAAATTTGTACCGTTACGTGAGCAAGCACGACGAGGTGGCCATGGCCGTGGTGCGCGGCGAGTTCGATATCGGCGGGCTCAAGACCGCCATCGCCGAGAAATATGGACACCTCGGGCTGGTCGTGCTGGCCCGCACGTCCCCGCTTCCTGCCTTCGCCCTCATCGGCAACGGCGCGACCTTGAGCGCCGTGGAGCGAGAAGCCATCCGCGATGCCCTGACCCGCCTTGATCCGGCCGGAAGGGACAAGGCGCTGCTCGAAACCTGGGGCGCGAACATCCGCCATGGGGCGGTGCCTGCCCGGGACGGCGATTATGCTCCGGTGCGCGAGCTGCTTGGAGACACCCTCATTCCGGAAACCGGAAACTTCTAG